Proteins encoded within one genomic window of Rhinolophus sinicus isolate RSC01 linkage group LG14, ASM3656204v1, whole genome shotgun sequence:
- the JTB gene encoding protein JTB, with the protein MPAGADTRGLPQGRYLWLLCAFALTLCQADAPVQEEKLSVSTSNLPCWMVEEFVVAEECAPCSSFQAKTTPECGATGNVEKITCSLSKKSEFKSCRSALMEQHLFWKFEGAVVGVAVVFACLVIIRQRQLDRKALEKVRKQIESI; encoded by the exons ATGCCTGCGGGCGCGGACACGCGTGGCCTCCCCCAGGGCCGCTACCTCTGGCTGCTCTGCGCTTTCGCCTTAACGCTCTG CCAAGCGGACGCCCCGGTGCAGGAGGAGAAGCTGTCAG TGAGCACCTCAAATTTGCCGTGCTGGATGGTGGAAGAGTTTGTGGTGGCAGAAGAGTGTGCCCCGTGTTCTAGCTTCCAGGCT AAAACCACCCCTGAGTGTGGTGCCACAGGCAATGTGGAGAAAATCACATGCAGCTTATCTAAGAAGAGTGAGTTCAAAAG CTGCCGCTCAGCTCTGATGGAACAACATTTATTCTGGAAATTTGAAGGGGCTGTCGTGGGTGTGGCCGTGGTCTTCGCTTGCCTTGTCATCATTCGTCAGCGACAGCTGGACAGAAAGGCTCTGGAGAAGGTCCGGAAGCAAATCGAGTCCATATAG
- the RAB13 gene encoding ras-related protein Rab-13, with amino-acid sequence MAKAYDHLFKLLLIGDSGVGKTCLIIRFAEDNFNSTYISTIGIDFKIRTVEIEGKKIKLQVWDTAGQERFKTITTAYYRGAMGIILVYDITDEKSFENIQNWMKSIKENASAGVERLLLGNKCDMEAKRKVQKEQADKLAREHGIRFFETSAKSSMNVDEAFSSLARDILLKGSRRSGSSSKPSTTDLKTCDKKTTKCSLG; translated from the exons ATGGCCAAAGCCTACGACCACCTCTTCAAGTTGCTGCTGATCGGGGACTCGGGGGTGGGCAAGACGTGTCTGATCATTCGCTTTGCAGAGGACAACTTCAACAGCACTTACATCTCCACCATCG GAATTGATTTTAAGATCCGCACAGtggaaatagaaggaaagaagatCAAACTGCAAGTCTG GGACACAGCTGGCCAAGAGCGATTCAAGACGATAACTACTGCCTATTACCGTGGAGCCATG GGCATCATCCTGGTATACGACATCACAGATGAGAAATCCTTTGAGAATATTCAGAACTGGATGAAGAGCATCAAAGAG AATGCCTCCGCTGGGGTGGAGCGCCTCCTCCTGGGGAACAAGTGTGACATGGAAGCCAAGAGGAAGGTACAGAAGGAGCAGGCCGATAAG TTGGCTCGGGAGCACGGAATCCGATTTTTCGAGACCAGTGCCAAATCCAGTATGAATGTGGATGAG GCTTTCAGTTCCCTGGCCCGGGACATCTTGCTGAAAGGAAGCCGGAGATCG GGGAGCAGCAGCAAGCCCTCCACCACTGACCTGAAAACCTGTGACAAGAAGACCACCAAGTGCTCCCTGGGCTGA
- the RPS27 gene encoding small ribosomal subunit protein eS27 yields the protein MPLAKDLLHPSPEEEKRKHKKKRLVQSPNSYFMDVKCPGCYKITTVFSHAQTVVLCVGCSTVLCQPTGGKARLTEGCSFRRKQH from the exons ATGCCT CTCGCTAAGGATCTGCTGCATCCGTCTCcggaagaggagaagaggaaacacaAGAAGAAGCGCCTGGTGCAGAGCCCCAATTCCTACTTCATGGACGTGAAGTGCCCAG GATGCTATAAAATCACCACCGTCTTTAGCCACGCACAAACAGTAGTTTTGTGTGTTGGCTGCTCCACGGTCCTCTGTCAGCCTACAGGAGGAAAAGCAAGGCTTACAGAAG GGTGCTCCTTCAGAAGGAAGCAGCACTAA